The following are from one region of the Pleurodeles waltl isolate 20211129_DDA chromosome 4_1, aPleWal1.hap1.20221129, whole genome shotgun sequence genome:
- the LOC138287317 gene encoding zinc finger protein 605-like isoform X1, whose product MRRLPESPEDVKVSLFGPRRKLKRHLNIRMGRRAAPGKKRKVHCSPEPIRATLPSSPVHNVSASRSQNNAERNHQLEPLSGNLSNVILLSMLEKLDAKLDNLQNTLEDVPSRVAGLTEQIWIARGQYHLDNDSVSSEVVSPVRDGEYSVSRSDEKEPDEQELLWFDREGPQQNHCIHPAFQGGAITTDPSERGNMESDVLLFKAIPAPQSRRESLNGKEIQHASAGRKNFAHRMNEKKHQRSHKSESSNNDALLGPKRKQSGPGAYPCAECTKTFTGKTHLLQHEKTHTGLRQCPYPEQETRSADEATLIHHEITHKGVRPFHCNICEKSFTQKGNLQRHHRTHTGEKPYQCSLCFMRFASKESLVFHHTIHTRVKPYHCPVCGKGFDRKERLAGHQSTHPGEKPYQCSVCAKRFNHKKTLAHHQITHRRPFHCSECPKSFDCKDRLLGHQRIHTGKRYVAAQGMKTGLKKRRLLSNIK is encoded by the exons gcacttgaatatcagaatggggagaagagcagctccaggaaaaaaaagaaaagtacattgTTCACCTGAACCTATAAGAGCCACACTTCCATCTTCTCCTGTCCATAATGTGTCAGCTTCAAGATCCCAAAATAATGCTGAGAGGAACCATCAGCTGGAGCCTCTATCTGGGAACCTGTCCAATGTGATCCTTTTATCTATGCTAGAGAAGTTGGATGCCAAATTGGATAACTTACAGAATACCCTAGAGGATGTACCGTCTAGGGTCGCTGGACTTACGGAACAAATCTGGATAGCACGGGGTCAATATCACCTTGACAATGATAGTGTGTCTTCGGAGGTGGTCAGTCCGGTGAGGGATGGAGAATATTCTGTCAGTAGGTCAGATGAGAAGGAACCAGATGAACAAGAGCTGTTGTGGTTTGATCGCGAGGGTCCACAGCAAAACCACTGCATACATCCAGCATTTCAGGGTGGAGCTATCACCACAGATCCATCAGAGAGAGGAAATATGGAATCAGATGTATTGCTGTTCAAAGCCATTCCAG CACCACAGTCTCGGAGAGAAAGTCTGAATGGTAAAGAGATACAGCACGCTTCTGCTGGAAGGAAGAATTTTGCTCACAGAATGAATGAAAAGAAACACCAAAGGTCACACAAGAGTGAGAGTTCTAACAATGATGCACTTCTAGggcccaaaagaaaacagagcggcCCAGGAGCGTATCCGTGTGCTGAGTGTACGAAGACATTTACTGGAAAGACGCATCTTTTACAGCACGAAAAAACACACACCGGACTAAGACAGTGTCCCTACCCTGAGCAGGAAACCAGGTCTGCTGACGAGGCAACTCTTATACACCATGAAATAACTCACAAAGGAGTGAGGCCCTTTCACTGCAATATCTGTGAGAAAAGCTTTACTCAGAAGGGAAATCTTcaaagacatcacagaacacatacAGGAGAGAAACCTTATCAGTGCAGTCTGTGTTTTATGAGGTTTGCTTCTAAGGAAAGCCTTGTATTCCATCACACTATACACACAAGGGTGAAGCCTTATCACTGCCCTGTGTGTGGCAAAGGCTTTGACCGCAAGGAACGCCTTGCAGGGCATCAAAGTACACACCCAGGAGAGAAGCCTTATCAATGCAGTGTGTGTGCAAAGAGGTTTAATCATAAGAAAACCCTTGCACACCATCAAATCACACACAGAAGGCCTTTTCACTGCAGTGAGTGTCCCAAGAGCTTTGATTGTAAAGACCGACTTTTAGGACATCagagaatacacacaggaaaacgctATGTTGCTGCACAGGGTATgaaaacaggtttaaaaaaaaggcGGCTCCTCAGCAACATCAAGTAA
- the LOC138287317 gene encoding zinc finger protein 286A-like isoform X2, with product MGRRAAPGKKRKVHCSPEPIRATLPSSPVHNVSASRSQNNAERNHQLEPLSGNLSNVILLSMLEKLDAKLDNLQNTLEDVPSRVAGLTEQIWIARGQYHLDNDSVSSEVVSPVRDGEYSVSRSDEKEPDEQELLWFDREGPQQNHCIHPAFQGGAITTDPSERGNMESDVLLFKAIPAPQSRRESLNGKEIQHASAGRKNFAHRMNEKKHQRSHKSESSNNDALLGPKRKQSGPGAYPCAECTKTFTGKTHLLQHEKTHTGLRQCPYPEQETRSADEATLIHHEITHKGVRPFHCNICEKSFTQKGNLQRHHRTHTGEKPYQCSLCFMRFASKESLVFHHTIHTRVKPYHCPVCGKGFDRKERLAGHQSTHPGEKPYQCSVCAKRFNHKKTLAHHQITHRRPFHCSECPKSFDCKDRLLGHQRIHTGKRYVAAQGMKTGLKKRRLLSNIK from the exons atggggagaagagcagctccaggaaaaaaaagaaaagtacattgTTCACCTGAACCTATAAGAGCCACACTTCCATCTTCTCCTGTCCATAATGTGTCAGCTTCAAGATCCCAAAATAATGCTGAGAGGAACCATCAGCTGGAGCCTCTATCTGGGAACCTGTCCAATGTGATCCTTTTATCTATGCTAGAGAAGTTGGATGCCAAATTGGATAACTTACAGAATACCCTAGAGGATGTACCGTCTAGGGTCGCTGGACTTACGGAACAAATCTGGATAGCACGGGGTCAATATCACCTTGACAATGATAGTGTGTCTTCGGAGGTGGTCAGTCCGGTGAGGGATGGAGAATATTCTGTCAGTAGGTCAGATGAGAAGGAACCAGATGAACAAGAGCTGTTGTGGTTTGATCGCGAGGGTCCACAGCAAAACCACTGCATACATCCAGCATTTCAGGGTGGAGCTATCACCACAGATCCATCAGAGAGAGGAAATATGGAATCAGATGTATTGCTGTTCAAAGCCATTCCAG CACCACAGTCTCGGAGAGAAAGTCTGAATGGTAAAGAGATACAGCACGCTTCTGCTGGAAGGAAGAATTTTGCTCACAGAATGAATGAAAAGAAACACCAAAGGTCACACAAGAGTGAGAGTTCTAACAATGATGCACTTCTAGggcccaaaagaaaacagagcggcCCAGGAGCGTATCCGTGTGCTGAGTGTACGAAGACATTTACTGGAAAGACGCATCTTTTACAGCACGAAAAAACACACACCGGACTAAGACAGTGTCCCTACCCTGAGCAGGAAACCAGGTCTGCTGACGAGGCAACTCTTATACACCATGAAATAACTCACAAAGGAGTGAGGCCCTTTCACTGCAATATCTGTGAGAAAAGCTTTACTCAGAAGGGAAATCTTcaaagacatcacagaacacatacAGGAGAGAAACCTTATCAGTGCAGTCTGTGTTTTATGAGGTTTGCTTCTAAGGAAAGCCTTGTATTCCATCACACTATACACACAAGGGTGAAGCCTTATCACTGCCCTGTGTGTGGCAAAGGCTTTGACCGCAAGGAACGCCTTGCAGGGCATCAAAGTACACACCCAGGAGAGAAGCCTTATCAATGCAGTGTGTGTGCAAAGAGGTTTAATCATAAGAAAACCCTTGCACACCATCAAATCACACACAGAAGGCCTTTTCACTGCAGTGAGTGTCCCAAGAGCTTTGATTGTAAAGACCGACTTTTAGGACATCagagaatacacacaggaaaacgctATGTTGCTGCACAGGGTATgaaaacaggtttaaaaaaaaggcGGCTCCTCAGCAACATCAAGTAA